A window of bacterium contains these coding sequences:
- the ispD gene encoding 2-C-methyl-D-erythritol 4-phosphate cytidylyltransferase, translating to MKTTHAIIVAAGRSARFGNTQDKLWQPLNGLPVWLLSALVFERHPKIDGIILVVPTGTEDRWWAAAQDACLSKLRAVIAGGATRQESSRLGIEALSDDVDYVAIHDAARPLVSPDLIERLIDSVILHNAAIPSVSICDTLKTGAMNRPIDRTLDREGVFAVQTPQVFNTQLIRRAHQVASQDNFQSTDDASLIEHLAEPVFMIEGESTNFKITKPEDLVLAQAIASQTDMTPVTVQPSATPEIRMGIGYDIHPFAHGRRLVLGGVEIEYERGLDGHSDADVLTHAICDALLGAAGLSDIGHLFPNSDARYKDISSLILLQETGHHLQEVGWKVVNIDVSLIAEAPIIAPYSKKMCEAISLSLNLSPARINIKATTNEALGAIGRGEGIACFAVATIKRP from the coding sequence TTGAAGACAACGCACGCGATTATAGTCGCGGCCGGCCGAAGCGCACGGTTCGGTAACACACAAGATAAATTATGGCAGCCCCTCAACGGACTACCAGTATGGCTTCTATCGGCGCTAGTATTCGAACGCCATCCAAAAATAGACGGCATCATACTTGTCGTCCCCACGGGAACTGAAGACCGGTGGTGGGCTGCAGCACAAGATGCGTGTTTGTCAAAGCTAAGAGCAGTGATCGCTGGCGGCGCTACGCGGCAGGAATCATCTCGCCTTGGCATCGAAGCTCTATCTGATGATGTCGATTACGTCGCTATTCACGATGCGGCTCGCCCATTAGTATCCCCTGACCTTATCGAACGCCTTATCGATTCTGTGATTTTACATAATGCTGCTATACCATCGGTATCGATATGTGATACACTGAAGACAGGTGCAATGAACCGTCCTATAGATAGAACATTAGATCGAGAAGGAGTGTTCGCGGTGCAAACGCCCCAGGTGTTTAACACCCAATTGATAAGGCGCGCGCATCAAGTCGCGTCTCAAGATAACTTCCAATCAACCGACGATGCTTCTCTTATCGAACACCTCGCTGAACCTGTATTCATGATCGAAGGCGAGTCCACCAATTTTAAGATCACCAAACCGGAGGATCTTGTCCTCGCCCAGGCTATTGCTTCACAAACCGATATGACGCCCGTCACGGTTCAGCCTTCTGCCACCCCTGAAATACGAATGGGGATAGGATATGACATTCACCCATTCGCTCATGGCCGCCGTCTCGTACTTGGTGGAGTTGAGATCGAATATGAACGAGGGCTTGATGGCCATTCTGATGCTGATGTGCTGACGCATGCAATTTGCGATGCGCTGCTAGGTGCAGCCGGTTTAAGCGATATTGGACATCTATTTCCAAACTCAGATGCCCGATATAAAGATATATCCAGTCTCATACTTCTCCAAGAGACGGGACATCACTTGCAGGAGGTTGGGTGGAAGGTGGTCAACATTGACGTTTCCCTCATCGCGGAAGCGCCAATCATCGCGCCTTATTCAAAAAAGATGTGCGAAGCCATTTCTTTGTCACTAAATCTCTCGCCCGCTCGTATTAATATTAAGGCAACAACAAACGAGGCGCTTGGCGCTATCGGAAGAGGCGAAGGTATCGCCTGTTTCGCAGTCGCTACTATAAAGCGTCCCTGA